The Lactuca sativa cultivar Salinas chromosome 2, Lsat_Salinas_v11, whole genome shotgun sequence genome includes a window with the following:
- the LOC111905774 gene encoding uncharacterized protein LOC111905774: MEEKYVHYGRRFRQDVDKPLKRALRSCRRQSKSEHVTKKKKSSDGFALHPDDVLLEILKKLPPDLLRYKVKFVCRRWFTIITNNILFDHASLILQRSTGSNSICLMDIREEEQGLKMKQQFIYIPFNGCIKSWCNEYLLITNSIRIRILYLFNLITKQGSFLSSSSISCGGHYSCKCGFGLSYDHIKKVYKVVHVYMGPPIQCEILVLESNVISLGWLNWKKINGPLHTGQRQYYWENPVSVQGRYFHWDVHSDKYFVSMDTVKERFRQTFLPDVYPMDNRYSLVEMGGFLTLLHKVSFDRVNVWMLKGFQKTKWERFHSICILGYVCLRVFPGSVVSFPVTSVKSKRYIIFRKPGSNTGLYSYDLKNKIMKRLEIDIADNERCVVQSTTASFWKT, translated from the exons ATGGAAGAGAAGTATGTCCATTATGGAAGAAGATTTAGGCAAGATGTTGAC AAACCCTTGAAGAGGGCATTGAGAAGTTGCAGAAGACAATCTAAATCCGAACATGTGACCAAAAAGAAAAAATCGTCGGACGGTTTTGCCCTTCATCCCGATGACGTCCTTCTAGAGATCCTCAAAAAGCTTCCACCTGATTTACTCCGATACAAGGTTAAATTCGTCTGCAGACGATGGTTCACCATAATCACCAACAACATCTTGTTTGACCACGCTTCCCTAATCCTACAAAGGTCAACCGGAAGCAACTCAATTTGTCTGATGGATATAAGGGAAGAAGAACAAGGCCTAAAAATGAAACAACAATTTATTTACATACCATTTAATGGTTGTATAAAATCTTGGTGTAATGAGTACCTTCTAATAACCAACTCAATTAGAATCAGAAttctttaccttttcaacctaaTCACCAAACAAGGATCATTTCTTTCATCATCTTCCATATCATGTGGAGGACATTACAGTTGCAAATGTGGATTTGGCCTTTCATACGATCATATCAAAAAAGTATACAAAGTCGTCCACGTGTACATGGGCCCACCAATCCAATGCGAGATTCTCGTGTTAGAAAGTAATGTCATAAGTTTGGGATGGTTAAATTGGAAAAAAATCAACGGGCCTTTGCATACAGGTCAACGACAGTATTATTGGGAAAACCCGGTTTCGGTTCAAGGGAGGTATTTTCATTGGGATGTTCATAGTGATAAATACTTTGTATCTATGGATACAGTTAAAGAGAGATTTCGTCAAACTTTCTTACCGGATGTTTATCCTATGGATAATCGGTATTCTTTGGTTGAAATGGGTGGTTTTCTTACTCTTCTTCATAAAGTCTCGTTTGACCGAGTCAACGTATGGATGcttaaaggttttcaaaagacCAAATGGGAGAGGTTTCATTCGATATGTATATTGGGTTATGTGTGCTTGAGGGTTTTCCCTGGGAGTGTTGTTTCTTTTCCTGTGACTAGTGTGAAAAGTAAGAGATATATTATTTTTAGGAAACCCGGATCTAATACGGGTTTATATAGTTATGATCTGAAAAATAAAATCATGAAAAGACTAGAGATTGATATTGCGGATAATGAACGTTGTGTGGTTCAGTCAACAACAGCAAGTTTTTG GAAAACATAA